From the genome of Fibrobacter sp., one region includes:
- a CDS encoding isoprenyl transferase, producing MANQLRHVAIIMDGNGRWARSRGLERFLGHRKGTQATIDAVEVGVNLELEHMTLYVFSSENWGRPSKEVDYLMNLLIEMVVKEIPDLMEKNVKLKVIGNMGRLPEKPRTSLQSAIDMTAGNTGMQLNLAISYGGRQEIVDAAKSIAAQVTAGTLKPEDIDEGLFAKNLYLKGAPDPDLVIRTGGEFRLSNYLLWQAAYSEFYVTDTLWPDFTKEEFLKAVEFFKTRERRFGKVLHE from the coding sequence GTGGCGAACCAGCTTAGGCATGTAGCGATTATCATGGACGGCAACGGGCGATGGGCCCGCAGTCGCGGTTTGGAGCGCTTCCTCGGGCACCGCAAGGGCACGCAGGCCACCATCGACGCGGTCGAGGTGGGCGTGAACCTGGAGCTCGAGCACATGACGCTCTACGTGTTCAGCTCCGAGAACTGGGGCAGGCCGTCGAAGGAAGTGGATTACCTGATGAACCTCCTCATCGAGATGGTGGTGAAGGAAATCCCCGACCTCATGGAAAAGAACGTGAAGCTCAAGGTCATCGGGAACATGGGCCGCCTGCCCGAGAAACCCCGCACGAGCCTCCAGTCCGCCATCGACATGACGGCGGGCAATACGGGCATGCAGCTGAACCTCGCTATTTCGTACGGCGGCAGGCAAGAGATTGTGGACGCGGCGAAGTCCATCGCTGCACAGGTGACGGCGGGGACGCTCAAGCCCGAGGATATCGACGAGGGCCTGTTCGCCAAGAATTTGTATTTGAAGGGTGCGCCCGATCCGGATCTGGTTATCCGTACCGGGGGCGAATTCAGGCTTTCGAACTACCTGCTCTGGCAGGCCGCCTACAGCGAGTTCTACGTGACGGACACGCTGTGGCCCGACTTCACCAAGGAGGAGTTCCTGAAGGCCGTCGAGTTTTTCAAGACCCGGGAACGGAGATTTGGGAAGGTGTTGCATGAGTAA
- the rseP gene encoding RIP metalloprotease RseP, producing METIFSNVLMFVLGLLALSFLVTIHELGHFMVAKWNNVKVNTFSIGFGKKLIRIRRGETEYCLSAIPFGGYVAMAGENPDTLEEGEVPDERDFVGKSVGARAAIAFAGPFINILFAFVLLMVLYMVGVQEPATNELIVGFVGKDSPAAAAGIQPGDTITAMNGKPTQGWDDFREQIGVSLGAEVPLTVHRGGEPLTLTVVPEELIIPAQDSTGSEIAMGIGDIGIYPRNRVIVRLPPAEGSAAANAGILQNDTIFEINGEHISRYEEVVRVIDGSKGETVNVTVIRNGDTLTKPLTPVYNEEYKRYMIGIQMGYVLFRETKTVRRGPVEAFTKTCATSWKMTTSIFRYFKRMFQGQVKVDAFSGPVSIVAVMGNVWMSGFQEFLMLLALISINLGVMNLLPLAITDGGLLMFLGIEKLRGKPLSTKTQSIIQNVAAAFFISFFVFITILDFGKLSLFLK from the coding sequence ATGGAAACCATTTTTAGTAATGTCCTGATGTTTGTGCTGGGCCTCTTGGCGCTCAGTTTCCTCGTGACGATTCACGAACTTGGCCACTTCATGGTGGCTAAGTGGAATAACGTGAAGGTGAATACCTTCAGCATCGGGTTCGGCAAGAAGTTGATCCGGATTAGGCGCGGCGAGACGGAGTACTGCCTTTCGGCGATTCCGTTCGGTGGCTATGTGGCCATGGCGGGCGAAAACCCCGATACGCTCGAAGAGGGCGAGGTTCCCGACGAGCGCGATTTCGTGGGCAAGTCGGTCGGTGCGCGTGCGGCGATTGCGTTTGCGGGCCCGTTCATCAACATCCTGTTTGCGTTCGTGCTTTTGATGGTGCTCTACATGGTGGGCGTGCAGGAGCCTGCGACAAACGAGCTCATCGTGGGCTTTGTCGGGAAGGATTCTCCGGCCGCGGCCGCGGGCATCCAGCCGGGCGATACCATTACCGCGATGAACGGCAAGCCGACGCAGGGCTGGGACGATTTCCGCGAGCAGATTGGCGTGAGCCTCGGGGCGGAAGTTCCCCTCACGGTGCATCGTGGCGGTGAACCGCTTACCCTGACCGTCGTTCCCGAAGAGCTTATAATACCGGCACAGGATTCCACCGGTTCCGAAATCGCGATGGGCATTGGCGACATCGGCATTTACCCGCGCAACCGCGTCATCGTGCGCCTCCCGCCGGCAGAAGGTTCCGCCGCGGCGAATGCGGGTATCCTCCAGAACGATACGATTTTTGAAATCAACGGCGAACATATTTCCCGCTACGAAGAGGTCGTGCGCGTCATCGACGGCAGCAAGGGCGAGACCGTGAACGTGACCGTCATCCGCAACGGCGATACGCTCACCAAGCCGCTCACGCCCGTGTACAACGAGGAATACAAGCGCTACATGATCGGCATCCAGATGGGCTACGTGCTCTTCCGCGAAACGAAGACCGTGCGTCGCGGCCCCGTGGAAGCGTTCACCAAGACTTGTGCTACCAGCTGGAAAATGACCACGAGCATCTTCCGCTACTTCAAGCGCATGTTCCAGGGCCAGGTGAAGGTCGATGCGTTCTCCGGGCCGGTGTCGATTGTCGCCGTGATGGGCAACGTGTGGATGAGCGGCTTCCAGGAATTCTTGATGTTGCTCGCGCTCATCAGCATCAACCTGGGCGTGATGAACCTGCTTCCGCTCGCGATTACCGACGGCGGCCTGCTCATGTTCCTCGGCATCGAGAAACTGCGCGGCAAGCCGCTTTCCACCAAGACGCAGAGCATCATCCAGAACGTCGCTGCCGCATTCTTCATCAGCTTCTTCGTGTTCATCACGATTCTTGACTTCGGCAAGCTTTCGCTGTTCTTGAAATGA
- a CDS encoding phosphatidate cytidylyltransferase: protein MSNLAQRLITAFIAIPIVFFMLWFCDYSRIGLMCFLAGVAAWEWARMASKMYKGPDMRFLSFASAFALTLAWALSEGGYFGLPAVPCVVGMTFLVVFAVYIAVAYAKVEIDHLFPWLVMQLGAPLYIGLWGGVNALMMGSGQGFEHCYPFILVMTSMWLCDTVAYFFGKFAAGKGPFGRHAFAPSISPKKTWEGSIAGSIATVAWVAYWVKCSAALSTFNVQFTWVSAIGIGLLLTVAGQAGDLLMSALKRWSGTKDSGNLFVGHGGVLDRCDSFYLAAPALFFLLDFMQKIA from the coding sequence ATGAGTAACTTGGCTCAGCGGTTGATTACGGCGTTTATCGCCATTCCTATCGTGTTTTTCATGCTGTGGTTCTGCGACTACAGCCGTATCGGGCTGATGTGCTTCCTCGCTGGCGTTGCCGCCTGGGAATGGGCGCGCATGGCATCCAAGATGTACAAGGGGCCGGACATGCGGTTCCTTTCGTTTGCCTCGGCCTTCGCGCTGACGCTCGCATGGGCGCTTTCGGAAGGGGGCTACTTCGGGCTCCCGGCGGTGCCTTGCGTGGTGGGCATGACGTTCCTCGTGGTTTTCGCGGTTTATATCGCTGTCGCCTACGCGAAGGTGGAAATCGACCACCTGTTCCCCTGGCTGGTGATGCAGCTCGGCGCCCCGCTCTACATCGGGCTCTGGGGCGGCGTGAACGCGCTCATGATGGGCAGCGGGCAGGGATTCGAACACTGCTACCCGTTCATCCTCGTGATGACGAGCATGTGGCTCTGCGACACGGTGGCGTATTTCTTCGGGAAGTTCGCGGCGGGCAAGGGCCCCTTCGGCCGTCACGCGTTCGCTCCGAGCATTAGCCCCAAGAAGACGTGGGAAGGTTCCATCGCGGGTTCCATCGCGACTGTCGCGTGGGTGGCCTACTGGGTCAAGTGCAGCGCGGCCCTCAGCACGTTCAACGTGCAGTTCACGTGGGTGTCCGCCATCGGTATCGGCCTCCTGCTCACTGTCGCGGGCCAGGCGGGCGACCTGCTGATGAGCGCCCTCAAGCGCTGGAGCGGCACCAAGGATTCGGGCAACCTGTTCGTCGGTCACGGCGGCGTGCTCGACCGCTGCGATTCGTTCTACCTCGCGGCGCCGGCGCTCTTCTTCTTGCTCGATTTCATGCAGAAGATCGCGTAA
- a CDS encoding 1-deoxy-D-xylulose-5-phosphate reductoisomerase has translation MKNVVLLGATGSIGTSSVDVILQHSDIFNLYAVAANSSVAKVAEIVRKFKVERVCMFDPNAAKELEKELGIKVLAGMEGLCELAADPKADIIINALMGAVGCLPTITAIEHGKHVALANKETMVMAGPVIWDKLAENPKSFITPIDSEHSAIFQCLSGRPEKEVEFLEITASGGPFREWPIEKFEQITVADALNHPVWSMGKKITIDSASMMNKGLEVLEAHFLFHIPYEQIKVVVHPQSMVHSLVQFRDGSLMAQLGAPDMRIPIQVALTWPDRLPLETKRLDLPTLAKLTFFEPDFNKFRCLALAFEAGRRGGIVPAMMNAANEVLVDSFLKGNLKFTDIPKHVETIMAGAPTVTGHLTLDQVLEADAEARRLTAALIK, from the coding sequence ATGAAAAACGTCGTTCTTCTCGGCGCAACGGGTTCTATCGGAACTTCCAGCGTCGATGTCATTCTTCAACATTCCGACATCTTCAACCTGTATGCGGTCGCTGCGAACAGCAGCGTGGCGAAGGTCGCCGAAATCGTGCGCAAGTTCAAGGTGGAACGCGTGTGCATGTTCGACCCGAACGCCGCGAAGGAACTGGAGAAGGAACTCGGCATCAAGGTGCTCGCCGGCATGGAAGGCCTCTGCGAACTTGCGGCCGACCCGAAGGCCGACATCATCATCAACGCCCTGATGGGTGCGGTGGGCTGCCTCCCGACCATCACCGCCATCGAGCACGGCAAGCACGTGGCTCTCGCGAACAAGGAGACGATGGTCATGGCTGGTCCCGTCATTTGGGACAAGCTCGCCGAAAACCCGAAGTCGTTCATCACGCCGATCGACTCCGAACACAGCGCCATTTTCCAGTGCCTTTCCGGCCGTCCCGAAAAGGAAGTGGAATTCCTCGAGATTACGGCTTCTGGCGGACCGTTCCGCGAATGGCCTATCGAGAAGTTCGAGCAGATTACCGTCGCCGATGCCTTGAACCATCCGGTGTGGAGCATGGGCAAGAAGATTACCATCGATTCCGCCTCGATGATGAACAAGGGCCTCGAGGTTTTGGAAGCGCACTTCCTGTTCCACATCCCGTATGAACAAATTAAGGTCGTCGTTCACCCGCAGTCGATGGTGCATTCGTTGGTGCAGTTCCGCGACGGTTCCCTCATGGCGCAGCTCGGCGCGCCCGACATGCGCATTCCTATCCAGGTGGCGCTCACTTGGCCCGACCGCCTGCCGCTCGAGACCAAGCGTCTCGACCTGCCGACGCTCGCGAAACTTACCTTCTTCGAGCCGGACTTCAATAAGTTCCGCTGCCTCGCCCTCGCGTTCGAGGCGGGCCGCCGTGGCGGTATCGTTCCCGCGATGATGAACGCCGCGAACGAGGTTCTTGTGGACTCCTTCCTCAAGGGCAACCTCAAGTTCACCGACATTCCGAAGCATGTGGAAACCATCATGGCGGGCGCCCCGACAGTCACGGGCCACCTCACGCTCGATCAGGTTCTCGAGGCCGATGCCGAAGCTCGCAGACTTACTGCGGCTCTGATAAAGTAA
- a CDS encoding histidine phosphatase family protein, producing MRTLAFAALASTLMLVSACDDSGTSSTPSPEPNSSAQPQDIESCSSGLDFPDSENLFGGSSAQDSPEWSSESHSMEAIPVSSSSTHRTHRQSSSQVQQAESSSSQNSAPQSAGTSASAPAQVALDKDGFATVADVYKSLAPEEKAVFIIRHSEREDAVTIETELTANGVKMAQDLGKTLKSDEEFSYITSGFVRTNETANNISKGRGEANLPKLITNYDITGNWFLKISADSLALYGSSLGMKGGSVELMSHWAYGEPYPNALYELEPRAQEFMQNVILKNLPRWKRVSIMVSHDIFVMPLAVFGSEKKVALKYYEDYHWINYIAGLAIIVDAQNNLRYVPVKGAESGVIDYLAIYMAEHGQKRNP from the coding sequence ATGCGCACCCTCGCATTTGCCGCTCTCGCCTCGACGCTCATGCTGGTTTCCGCATGCGATGATTCCGGCACGTCGTCTACCCCTTCCCCGGAGCCGAATTCCTCGGCTCAGCCCCAAGACATTGAATCCTGCTCATCAGGCCTAGATTTTCCCGACTCTGAAAATCTGTTTGGAGGGTCTTCTGCGCAGGATTCTCCGGAATGGTCATCCGAATCACACTCCATGGAGGCCATTCCGGTTTCTTCTTCCAGTACCCACCGCACGCACCGGCAATCCTCCTCGCAGGTGCAGCAGGCGGAATCGTCCTCGTCACAAAACAGCGCACCGCAATCCGCAGGCACGTCCGCATCCGCGCCCGCGCAGGTTGCGCTCGACAAGGACGGTTTCGCCACCGTTGCCGACGTGTACAAGAGCCTCGCGCCCGAAGAGAAGGCCGTGTTCATCATACGCCATTCCGAACGCGAAGACGCCGTGACCATCGAGACCGAACTCACCGCGAACGGCGTGAAGATGGCGCAAGACCTGGGCAAGACCCTCAAGAGCGACGAGGAGTTCAGCTACATCACCTCGGGATTCGTGCGCACGAACGAGACCGCGAACAACATATCGAAGGGCCGCGGCGAAGCGAACTTGCCGAAGCTCATCACCAACTACGACATCACCGGGAACTGGTTCCTTAAAATTTCGGCCGATTCCCTCGCGCTGTACGGGTCGTCGCTCGGGATGAAGGGCGGTTCCGTGGAACTCATGTCGCACTGGGCGTACGGCGAACCCTACCCCAACGCGCTCTACGAACTCGAGCCCCGCGCGCAGGAATTCATGCAGAACGTCATCCTCAAGAACCTGCCCAGGTGGAAGCGCGTGAGCATCATGGTATCGCACGACATATTCGTGATGCCGCTCGCCGTATTCGGCTCCGAAAAGAAGGTAGCCCTCAAGTACTACGAGGACTACCACTGGATAAACTACATCGCAGGGCTCGCCATCATCGTCGACGCGCAGAACAACCTGCGCTACGTCCCCGTGAAGGGCGCCGAATCCGGAGTCATCGACTACCTGGCGATTTACATGGCCGAGCACGGACAAAAAAGGAACCCGTAA
- the frr gene encoding ribosome recycling factor — protein sequence MADYNDKMSKAIEATEREFSKIRAGQASPAILNDVRIDYYGTPTPISQVAKVSVPEPRMLLVSPWEKTMVDPIEKAILAANIGLTPMKDGNCIRVSLPILTAERRQELAKIVRKHAEEGRVAIRNIRRDANDAIKKNKELPEDEVKKQQDEIQKATDKAIAEIDRLLAEKEADILKV from the coding sequence ATGAGCAAGGCCATCGAGGCCACCGAACGTGAATTTTCGAAGATCCGTGCCGGGCAGGCTTCTCCCGCCATCCTGAACGACGTGCGCATCGACTACTACGGTACGCCGACGCCGATTTCCCAGGTGGCCAAGGTCTCCGTGCCCGAACCGCGCATGCTGCTTGTCTCCCCGTGGGAAAAGACGATGGTCGACCCGATCGAGAAGGCGATCCTCGCCGCGAATATCGGCCTCACCCCGATGAAGGACGGCAACTGCATCCGCGTGTCGCTCCCCATCCTCACTGCCGAACGTCGCCAGGAACTCGCCAAGATCGTCCGCAAGCACGCCGAAGAAGGCCGCGTGGCCATCCGCAACATCCGCCGCGACGCGAACGACGCCATCAAGAAGAACAAGGAGCTGCCCGAAGACGAAGTCAAGAAGCAGCAGGACGAAATCCAGAAGGCTACCGACAAGGCTATCGCCGAAATCGACCGTCTGCTCGCCGAGAAGGAAGCGGACATCCTCAAGGTGTAG
- a CDS encoding SUMF1/EgtB/PvdO family nonheme iron enzyme, whose amino-acid sequence MRMRFSGVLAVTLATAGMLWCCSESPSEISTTEDDFSSNSSSDDTGKELPGDGTSSGEMSTPTSSGISTGTSSPDAGTSSSGSHHGRSSGNVAGSSGNGSVPAQSSSSATEFTYVAPANFADTVNGAVFNMVYVPGGSYTRGCDNCAEQDKIYETPSHKVTVSDFHAANTEVTIAQWNAVMGGKKNAWESDKAPKIGVSWFDANNFACKLGQMTGHQYRLLTDAEWEFAARGGKDGVADKFKFSGSNTVDDVAWYSENSGGKAHDVATKKPNKLGLYDMSGNSWEWVYDWLVGYTSGDKVNPVQLTGSGNKTRRGGSYGEPAEFARVSRRAIRSRDGAADMGFRLGASSELPPGMVSPCEAANPSAASCQGDKNRDCRLITAADEAWISDDYTVVIGEDGVAAVSGFPNVSGQWYTLNNRSFNVVSKSGTKTYAYYVFSEDELTMISDDGIPYRLYRRALSEAKNKVTLSSIANPKTLAQLIAAVEPERLVTDEQLAHPDTSVRDPRIAAASGYTWFFDGRCCGGNHKYRFHLDKSGDAEFVVMDYDDTHHENILAKGRWFTVGNIGLHIVLNGKYFNYLYTAGERTMSYSEYMPAGPIFCHISFQSYERGDFRIFNKTVFDDKIKRPRGFNGENPVYEAGEYQWGS is encoded by the coding sequence ATGCGCATGCGCTTTTCGGGTGTTTTGGCGGTTACGCTTGCAACCGCCGGGATGCTGTGGTGTTGTTCGGAATCTCCGAGCGAGATTTCTACTACGGAAGACGACTTTTCTTCCAATTCTTCATCTGACGATACCGGCAAAGAGCTTCCAGGAGACGGAACGTCTTCTGGCGAAATGTCTACACCCACTTCTTCGGGAATTTCTACGGGAACTTCTTCGCCGGACGCAGGTACCTCCAGCTCCGGCTCGCATCACGGCAGATCCAGCGGCAACGTCGCGGGCAGTTCGGGCAACGGGTCGGTACCGGCACAAAGCAGTTCCAGCGCCACAGAATTCACGTACGTGGCTCCGGCAAACTTCGCCGACACGGTGAACGGCGCGGTTTTCAACATGGTGTACGTTCCCGGCGGCTCCTACACGCGCGGGTGCGACAACTGCGCCGAACAAGACAAGATTTACGAGACGCCTTCGCACAAAGTAACCGTGAGCGACTTTCATGCGGCGAATACCGAAGTGACCATCGCGCAATGGAACGCCGTGATGGGCGGCAAAAAGAACGCATGGGAATCGGACAAGGCCCCAAAAATCGGAGTCAGCTGGTTCGACGCGAATAATTTCGCCTGCAAGCTCGGGCAAATGACCGGGCATCAGTACCGCCTGCTCACCGACGCAGAATGGGAATTCGCGGCTCGGGGCGGCAAGGACGGAGTTGCAGACAAATTCAAATTCTCGGGCAGCAACACGGTAGATGACGTGGCATGGTATTCCGAGAACAGCGGCGGCAAGGCGCACGACGTGGCGACCAAGAAGCCGAACAAGCTCGGGCTCTACGACATGAGCGGCAACTCGTGGGAATGGGTGTACGACTGGCTCGTGGGCTACACCTCGGGCGACAAGGTGAACCCGGTACAGCTCACCGGCTCGGGCAACAAGACGCGCCGCGGGGGCAGCTATGGTGAACCCGCCGAATTCGCCCGCGTGAGCCGCAGGGCAATCCGCAGCAGAGACGGCGCCGCCGACATGGGATTCCGCCTGGGCGCATCGTCCGAACTCCCGCCGGGAATGGTCAGCCCCTGCGAAGCGGCGAACCCCTCGGCAGCCTCCTGCCAGGGCGACAAGAACCGCGACTGCCGCCTGATTACCGCAGCCGACGAAGCCTGGATAAGCGACGACTACACCGTCGTCATCGGCGAAGACGGGGTCGCCGCGGTATCGGGATTCCCGAACGTTTCGGGACAGTGGTACACGCTCAACAACCGCAGTTTCAACGTGGTGAGCAAGAGCGGCACCAAGACGTACGCCTACTACGTGTTCAGCGAAGACGAACTCACGATGATAAGCGACGACGGCATTCCCTACCGCCTGTACCGCCGCGCATTGAGCGAAGCGAAGAACAAGGTGACGCTTTCCTCGATCGCGAACCCGAAGACATTGGCGCAACTGATCGCCGCAGTGGAACCCGAGCGACTCGTGACCGACGAACAGCTCGCCCACCCCGACACAAGCGTACGCGACCCGCGCATCGCCGCCGCCAGCGGCTACACCTGGTTCTTTGACGGGCGCTGCTGCGGTGGCAACCACAAGTACCGTTTCCACCTCGACAAGAGCGGCGACGCGGAATTCGTGGTGATGGACTACGACGACACCCACCACGAAAACATCCTCGCGAAGGGGCGCTGGTTCACCGTCGGCAACATCGGGCTGCACATCGTGCTGAACGGCAAATACTTCAACTACCTCTACACCGCGGGCGAACGCACCATGAGCTACAGCGAGTACATGCCGGCAGGGCCCATATTCTGCCACATATCGTTCCAGAGCTACGAGCGCGGCGACTTCCGCATCTTCAACAAGACGGTATTCGACGACAAGATCAAGCGCCCGCGCGGTTTCAACGGCGAAAACCCGGTGTACGAAGCGGGTGAATACCAGTGGGGTTCGTGA
- a CDS encoding alpha/beta hydrolase, with the protein MKKILLASCLMATTMVFAQWGGPQSTGGVPNTDKTADVNYAGDGKAHHTLDIYIPKEAKESYPVVIHTYGSAWSMNNMKGSADLNTICAAYAKAGYAVVTPNHRSASDAIYPAQLHDIKAVVRFVRGNAAKYKFDTTFIAVSGFSSGGHLSSLTATTCGLKEGKSGSVTVDLVGDLGEFTSYSSCVDGAVLWSPPTDIYTMNPISMGGSGTMEGKFIGVEREGNKDKWMVASSPYYASEDDPPVIIFHGTSDQVVNIEQSQELYDSLKNHNVVTEFVKVSGGQHGGDVMYASANLDKAVAFLNKAREAKAAAVVVPPDTSVADTSKQDTSAVDTSKNDSIPPDTQSIAIPTLRLPTLSPVSYSVYSLDGTLVARSSVLDKSRLKAGVYYVVSKSATGERKMFRIVKD; encoded by the coding sequence ATGAAAAAGATTCTTCTTGCGTCATGTCTCATGGCGACAACGATGGTTTTTGCCCAGTGGGGCGGTCCACAGAGTACTGGCGGCGTTCCGAATACCGATAAGACGGCCGATGTAAACTATGCCGGCGATGGAAAGGCCCACCATACGCTGGATATCTACATTCCCAAGGAAGCCAAGGAATCGTATCCGGTGGTTATCCATACTTACGGCAGCGCCTGGAGCATGAACAACATGAAGGGCTCTGCGGACCTGAACACCATCTGTGCGGCTTATGCCAAGGCTGGCTATGCGGTCGTGACTCCGAACCACCGCTCGGCAAGTGATGCCATTTACCCGGCTCAGTTGCACGACATCAAGGCTGTGGTTCGCTTCGTTCGCGGCAATGCGGCCAAGTACAAGTTCGACACGACTTTTATTGCCGTGTCCGGCTTCTCTTCTGGCGGTCACCTTTCGAGCCTCACCGCGACAACTTGCGGTTTGAAGGAAGGCAAGTCCGGCTCGGTGACGGTTGACCTGGTCGGCGATCTCGGCGAGTTCACTTCGTACAGCAGCTGCGTCGACGGTGCCGTGCTCTGGTCTCCTCCGACCGACATCTACACGATGAACCCCATCAGCATGGGCGGCTCCGGAACGATGGAAGGCAAGTTCATCGGCGTGGAGCGCGAAGGCAACAAGGACAAGTGGATGGTGGCGAGCTCGCCGTATTACGCAAGCGAAGACGATCCTCCGGTTATCATTTTCCACGGAACGTCTGATCAGGTTGTGAATATCGAACAGAGCCAGGAACTCTACGATTCCCTCAAGAATCACAACGTGGTGACGGAATTTGTCAAGGTGTCGGGTGGCCAGCATGGCGGAGATGTGATGTATGCGTCGGCGAACCTGGACAAGGCTGTAGCCTTCCTTAACAAGGCCCGCGAGGCCAAGGCCGCTGCGGTCGTCGTGCCGCCGGATACGAGCGTGGCTGATACGAGCAAGCAGGATACGAGCGCTGTCGACACGTCCAAGAACGATTCGATTCCGCCTGACACGCAGTCTATCGCTATTCCGACGCTGCGCCTGCCCACTCTTTCGCCGGTCTCTTACTCCGTGTACTCGCTGGACGGGACCCTGGTGGCGCGTTCCTCCGTGCTCGACAAGAGCCGTCTCAAGGCGGGTGTCTACTACGTGGTGTCGAAGTCCGCTACGGGCGAACGCAAGATGTTCCGCATAGTGAAGGATTAA